A stretch of DNA from Clostridium sp. JN-9:
ATTCCTCTAAATTATTTATTTTTTTGTATTGTTTATACTTATAATATTATATTCTTTATTAATGTCAAATTTCCTGCAAAATATAAATATTTATTTATATAACCATGCAAAAGTTATTTTACCCAATTTATAACATTATTTATACTCATATTTAATAAATTACAAGCTTTGGAACATATATATCATTAAAAATCATTAAACAATAGTCATCACTCATGCCTGAAATGTAATCCGCAACCCCTTGATAGAGGCCTTCAGTTTCTGCTATTTTTATATAAGTCTCTGGCATACTTTTAGGATTTTTATAAAAATATTCAAACACTTTTTTTAGTACAAATTTGGCTTTATCCCTTTCAGCTTTTAAGAAATCTCCCCTATATATATTTTCAAACATAAATAATCTTAATTTTGAAAGTGCTGTTTCCTTTTCTTCAGTCATGGAAACTTTAATCACATTTTTGTTAATATTGGAAATAGTATTATATATGCATGACTTAACAAGAGTGTCAATTCTATCTCCATGATTATCTCCCAGTACTTTTATGATGTCTTTTGGAAGGTCATTTTGAGTAAGGATTCCGGCTCTTATGGAATCATCGATATCATGATTCACATATGCAATCTTATCACTATATCTTACCACCTGGCCTTCAAGTGTATAAGCCGATTTTGTGCTATTTGTAAAGCCGCTGTGATGTAATATTCCATCTAATACTTCATCACATAGATTTAATCCATTTCCCTGTTTCTCTATTCTCTTTAATACTCTCACACTATTTTCATTATGCCTGAATCCATTTGGCAGAAGTTCATTTAATACCTCTTCACCGCTGTGGGCAAATGCTACATGTCCAATATCATGCCCAAGGGCTATAGCTTCAATTAAATCCTCGTTAAGACCTATACCCTTTCCTATGGTTTTTGCTATTTGGGCCACCTCTAAAGTATGAGTTAATCTTGTTCTATAATGGTCTCCCCAGGTTTTAATAAATACCTGAGTTTTATGCTTTAGTCTTCTAAATGACTTGCTATGTATAATTCTATCCCTGTCAACCATATAGCATGTTCTAACTTCGTCTTTCTTTTCAGCTCTTTCTCTTCCTCTGGACTTACTGGAAAGTGATGCCTGATCAATAAGAATCATCTCTTCTGACTTTTCAATTTTTTCCCTTATATTCATAGAAATCATCCTTTTCCTATTAGGTTTCTCTCATACATTAAATAATTCTATATTGTTTTTTAAACTCCTTTTTTTTAAATAAAAATGTATAATATAAGAATATTTTTAATAATATTATAAAGAAGTAGCTTTATAAGGAGTGTTTTTATGCCATATGCAGCTAAGTCCTTTCCTGTTGAATTGTTGTCCGAAGAAAATGTAAAAAAAAATGTTCTCCCATATTACGGCCTTGAAAATGGGACCATAGAACAGGTAAAAATAAAGGATACAGACAAACAGAGGGCTGTATATAAAATTGTTTATTTTAATAAAAGTTATTGTTTAAAAAAAATATATTACCCCTTAGAAGAATTATTATTTGTATATTCTTCCATCGAATGGTATTATCGTAATGAAATACGGGTTCCAAGAATACTGCCAACTATTGACAGGAGCAGATTCGTAAATTATAACAATATGCTTTTTATATTAACCCCCTGGATTGAAGGTGAGAAGTGTAACTATGATAACATTGAGCATGTATTTAATGCCATTACTAATTTAGCCGTAATGCACAAGTGCTCACATAATTTCAAACCTATAAAAGGAAGTACAATTAGAGAAAACTATGATAACCCTCACATATCTGATTTTAAACATTTAAAACAGATTTTAGACTGTTCAAATCTGGCATTTAGATATAAAGACAAGTTTTCAAAGCTCTATCTGCAGAACTTTGATTGTAATCTGCTGCTTGCTAAAACATCCACAGCAATTTCAAGCAGTATAAATGTTGACAATTTAACAAAAGCACTATGTCACCTGGATTACGTTAATAAAAACATTATTTTCGATAATGATAAAAACATCTGGGTTATAGATTTTGATAAATGCAGAATGGATTTTTGTGCTCATGATATTTCCTATTTTTTAAGAAGGCTTTTGAAAAGGGATTCAACTTTATGGGATTTCGAGATTACAATAAATTGCTTTAATTTATATGAAGAAATTAACCCATTAACACTGGATGATTACAAATATATTTTATCTTATCTTGCTTTTCCACAAAAATACTGGAAAATTTCAAGAGATTACTATAATAATATAAAAAAGTGCAATCAAAACTCTTTTGTCATGCTTTTAAAAAAAGCCGTTGAACGGGATAATGAACAGCTGGAATTTATATTGAAGCTTGGCAGATATGTTGAAAAAAAATTTGGAATAAAAATATATTAAAAAACTGCTTACAGAATTTCTGTAAGCAGTTTAACTTTTTACATATAAAAATTACTTTCTAGGATTTTTCACCTGAGCCTGTGCAGCTGCAAGTCTTGCAAGTGGCACTCTAAATGGTGAGCATGAAACATAGTTTAATCCAACATTATGACAGAATTCAACTGATGAAGGATCACCGCCATGTTCTCCGCAGATTCCTAATTTAATGTCTGGTCTGGTTGATTTTCCTAATTTGGAAGCCATTTTAATAAGCTTTCCAACTCCATTTTGATCTAACTTTTGGAATGGATCAAATTCATATATTTTCTTATCATAATAATCATTTAAGAATTTACCTGCATCATCCCTTGAGAATCCAAATGTCATCTGAGTTAAATCATTTGTACCAAATGAGAAGAATTCAGCTTCTTTTGCAATTTCATCTGCAGTTATTGCAGCTCTTGGTATCTCAATCATTGTACCTATATGATATTTAAGATCAACACCTTCTCTTGCAATAATCTCATCAGCTACTTTTACAACAACATCCTTTACATATTTAAGTTCCTTTACTTCTCCTACAAGAGGAATCATGATTTCTGGAACTATATTGTAGCCTTTTCTCTTCTTTACATCAATTGCAGCCTCTATAATAGCAGTTGTCTGCATTTCAGCTATTTCAGGATATGAAACAGTTAAACGGCATCCTCTGTGTCCCATCATAGGATTAAATTCATGTAATGATTCAACTGTAAATTTAAGATGTTCAAATGTTATTCCCATTTCTTTTGCCAAATCTCTTATATCTTCATCCTCAGTAGGTAAGAATTCATGTAGTGGTGGATCTAAGAACCTTATTGTAACTGGTCTTTCCTTCATTTCTTCATATATTCCTATAAAGTCCTCTTTCTGCATTGGAAGAAGTTTATCCAGTGATTTTCTTCTTTGTGCTTCATTATCGGAAACTATCATTTCTCTAACTGCAGGAATTCTGTCCTCATCAAAGAACATATGCTCAGTTCTGCATAATCCAATACCTTCTGCACCGAATTTTACTGCTTGTGCAGCATCTCTTGGAGTATCAGCATTAGTTCTCACCTTTAATACTCTGATAGCATCTGCCCAGCCCATAAATGTTCCAAAGTAACCGCTTATTTCAGGCTCAACAGTTTTTATAGCCTTACCATACACATTACCTGTGCTGCCATTTAGGGAGATATAATCTCCTTCATGATAAACTGTACCATTAACTTCAAATATCTTCTGATCTTCATTTACTTTAATATCACCACAGCCAGCCACACAGCATGTTCCCATTCCTCTTGCAACAACTGCAGCATGAGATGTCATTCCACCTCTAACTGTCAATATACCCTCAGAAGCAATCATTCCTTCAATATCTTCTGGTGATGTTTCCAGTCTTACTAAGATTACCTGTTCTCCCATTTCATGATGAGCTTTTGCATCTTCAGCTGTAAAATAAACTTTACCGCAGGCAGCTCCTGGTGAAGCAGGAAGTCCTTTTGCAATAACTTTAGCGTTATTTAACTCATCGTTATCGAAGTTTGGGTGCAGAAGACTGTCTAACTGCTTTGGTTCAACCTTTAATATTGCCTCATCTTTTGTAAGTACTCCTTCACTAACTAAATCAACTGCTATCTTTAATGCAGCCTGAGCAGTTCTTTTACCATTTCTTGTTTGTAAGAAGTACAATTTACCCTGCTCAATTGTAAACTCCATATCCTGCATATCCTTATAGTGTGCTTCTAATTTATTTGCAATTTCCATAAACTGCTTATAGCATTGTGGTAAATCCTGTTCCAGCTTGCTTATTGGCTGAGGTGTTCTTATTCCTGCTACAACATCTTCGCCTTGAGCATTTATTAAATATTCACCAAATATTAATTTTTCTCCTGTTGCTGGGTTTCTGGTAAATGCAACACCAGTTCCTGAAGTTTCTCCCATGTTACCAAATACCATGCTTTGAACGTTTACAGCAGTTCCCCAGTTACCTGGAATATCATTCAATCTTCTGTAAACAATAGCTCTTGGATTGTCCCATGATCTAAATACTGCAGTTATAGCTTCTATTAACTGCTCCTTAGGATCTTGTGGAAATTCCCTTCCCATTTCTTTTGCATAAAGTACCTTAAACTGTTTAACAACATTTTTTAAATCTGATGCATCTAATTCTGTATCAAATTTAACTCCTTTTTCTTCTTTAACTTTGTCTAATATATTTTCGAATTTTCTTTTTTCTATTCCCATTACAACATCAGAAAACATTTGGACAAATCTTCTATATGAGTCATAAGCAAATCTTTCATTTTGTGTAAGCTTTGCTACTGTTTCAACAGTGGAATCGTTTAATCCCAAATTTAGAATAGTATCCATCATTCCTGGCATTGATACTCTGGCACCAGATCTAACTGATACTAATAATGGATTTTCTACGCTTCCAAATTTCTTTCCTGTGTTGTTTTCAATGATTTCCATGTCTGCGTAAATTTCATTTATAATGTCCTGATTTACCTTTTTTCCATCTTCATAATACTTTGTACAAGCTTCTGTTGTTACAGTAAATCCCTGTGGCACTGGGATGCCCAAGTTTGTCATTTCTGCTAAATTTGCACCTTTACCACCAAGTAAATTTCTCATACCTGCATTACCTTCACTAAAAAGGTAAACATATTTTTTCTTTTCCATAATAAACACAACCCCTTCGTGTAATTTTTATGAAGCTATATGTAAACGGAAAAAACTCCGTTATACCCTGATTATGAGTTTTCACCCATTCTGACTAAAAGCCTTGTTATATTAGTTTTAGAAACCTTCCCAATTATTTTAAAAACTTCCTTGCCATCTACCATAGATTTTTCAACTACTGGAAGGCTGTCAACCTCATGCTCTATAATCTTCTGAGCTGAATAATATGCACTGTCCTCTTTTTCAACATATATTATGTTTGGCATCCTGGTCATAATAATTCCTACAGGTACCTTATGAATATCTGTTCCACCCATGGCAATTTTAAGAAAATCCTTTCTTGAAACTGCTCCTATAAGAACACCATTATTTTCTATAAATAATGTACCTACATCATTAAGGAACAAATTTACAATTGCATCATAAACTGTAGTATTTTCATCAACAACAACAGGTTTTGACATTATATCCTTTACTTTTATATTTCTGATATAGTCATAAACTATACTGTAAGAGGGTTTTTGAGAGTACACATAGCCTACCTTTGGTTTTGCATCTAATATTCCAGTCATAGTAAGTATGGCTAAATCCGGTCTTAATGCTGCTCTAGTGACTCCTAATTCAGTTGCTAGATTCTGGCTGGTTATTGGCTGTCTTTCTTTAACTAATCTTATTATCTCTTCCTGCCTTAATGTTAGTTTAATAACCGTCACCCTCTTTCTATATTTTACAATGGTAATTATATCACTTTTTAAATATAAATAGTATAGCAGACTTATTTATGTTACTTAAAAATCCCTAAATATTACGTTATTATTATAGTATACTTCAAATTACGCTAATTTTCTTAAAACTCTGCTTTTTGTAATATTGCACAATTTAATAAAATAATTTTAAATGTTTACATAATCTATAAAAATTTATATATAAAATTGTACACTTTTGTATTATTATTTACCTATGATGAAAATATTAACAACAAGATTATACCACAAAAACAGCAGTTTTAAACTGCTGTTTTAAAATTATTTTTTATCTTCATCATCCATTTCATCAAACTTAACTGTGTATTTATATGCTGTATCCTCGTCTTCATTTCCCTGTTTTTTAAATTTATCTTTTACTGTTGAAGCTGCATCATATACCTTATCTTTTACATCATCTACAGTTGTCTTTATTATTTTGTTTACTACTTCAACAGAGCCATCTGTTTTGCTTATTTCTACAGTTACTTTTGTAAAAACAGCAGTTAATAATCCTATTGCTATAAGAGGCGGCCATATAAGCGCAGTTAAAGTTGCA
This window harbors:
- a CDS encoding helix-turn-helix transcriptional regulator, whose amino-acid sequence is MTVIKLTLRQEEIIRLVKERQPITSQNLATELGVTRAALRPDLAILTMTGILDAKPKVGYVYSQKPSYSIVYDYIRNIKVKDIMSKPVVVDENTTVYDAIVNLFLNDVGTLFIENNGVLIGAVSRKDFLKIAMGGTDIHKVPVGIIMTRMPNIIYVEKEDSAYYSAQKIIEHEVDSLPVVEKSMVDGKEVFKIIGKVSKTNITRLLVRMGENS
- a CDS encoding CotS family spore coat protein codes for the protein MPYAAKSFPVELLSEENVKKNVLPYYGLENGTIEQVKIKDTDKQRAVYKIVYFNKSYCLKKIYYPLEELLFVYSSIEWYYRNEIRVPRILPTIDRSRFVNYNNMLFILTPWIEGEKCNYDNIEHVFNAITNLAVMHKCSHNFKPIKGSTIRENYDNPHISDFKHLKQILDCSNLAFRYKDKFSKLYLQNFDCNLLLAKTSTAISSSINVDNLTKALCHLDYVNKNIIFDNDKNIWVIDFDKCRMDFCAHDISYFLRRLLKRDSTLWDFEITINCFNLYEEINPLTLDDYKYILSYLAFPQKYWKISRDYYNNIKKCNQNSFVMLLKKAVERDNEQLEFILKLGRYVEKKFGIKIY
- a CDS encoding deoxyguanosinetriphosphate triphosphohydrolase; this encodes MNIREKIEKSEEMILIDQASLSSKSRGRERAEKKDEVRTCYMVDRDRIIHSKSFRRLKHKTQVFIKTWGDHYRTRLTHTLEVAQIAKTIGKGIGLNEDLIEAIALGHDIGHVAFAHSGEEVLNELLPNGFRHNENSVRVLKRIEKQGNGLNLCDEVLDGILHHSGFTNSTKSAYTLEGQVVRYSDKIAYVNHDIDDSIRAGILTQNDLPKDIIKVLGDNHGDRIDTLVKSCIYNTISNINKNVIKVSMTEEKETALSKLRLFMFENIYRGDFLKAERDKAKFVLKKVFEYFYKNPKSMPETYIKIAETEGLYQGVADYISGMSDDYCLMIFNDIYVPKLVIY
- the ppdK gene encoding pyruvate, phosphate dikinase, with translation MEKKKYVYLFSEGNAGMRNLLGGKGANLAEMTNLGIPVPQGFTVTTEACTKYYEDGKKVNQDIINEIYADMEIIENNTGKKFGSVENPLLVSVRSGARVSMPGMMDTILNLGLNDSTVETVAKLTQNERFAYDSYRRFVQMFSDVVMGIEKRKFENILDKVKEEKGVKFDTELDASDLKNVVKQFKVLYAKEMGREFPQDPKEQLIEAITAVFRSWDNPRAIVYRRLNDIPGNWGTAVNVQSMVFGNMGETSGTGVAFTRNPATGEKLIFGEYLINAQGEDVVAGIRTPQPISKLEQDLPQCYKQFMEIANKLEAHYKDMQDMEFTIEQGKLYFLQTRNGKRTAQAALKIAVDLVSEGVLTKDEAILKVEPKQLDSLLHPNFDNDELNNAKVIAKGLPASPGAACGKVYFTAEDAKAHHEMGEQVILVRLETSPEDIEGMIASEGILTVRGGMTSHAAVVARGMGTCCVAGCGDIKVNEDQKIFEVNGTVYHEGDYISLNGSTGNVYGKAIKTVEPEISGYFGTFMGWADAIRVLKVRTNADTPRDAAQAVKFGAEGIGLCRTEHMFFDEDRIPAVREMIVSDNEAQRRKSLDKLLPMQKEDFIGIYEEMKERPVTIRFLDPPLHEFLPTEDEDIRDLAKEMGITFEHLKFTVESLHEFNPMMGHRGCRLTVSYPEIAEMQTTAIIEAAIDVKKRKGYNIVPEIMIPLVGEVKELKYVKDVVVKVADEIIAREGVDLKYHIGTMIEIPRAAITADEIAKEAEFFSFGTNDLTQMTFGFSRDDAGKFLNDYYDKKIYEFDPFQKLDQNGVGKLIKMASKLGKSTRPDIKLGICGEHGGDPSSVEFCHNVGLNYVSCSPFRVPLARLAAAQAQVKNPRK